The Bacillota bacterium DNA segment CTCATCGCATCCTGGGGCTGTATTCGGTCCCAAGGGTTTGGCTGTTCGCCAATTAAAGCGGTACGCGAGCTGGGTTCAGAACGTCGTGAGACAGTTCGGTCCCTATCTGTCGTGGGCGCAGGATATTTGAAGGGAGCTGTCCTTAGTACGAGAGGACCGGGATGGACGCACCTATGGTGCACCAGTTGTCACGCCAGTGGCACGGCTGGGTAGCCAAGTGCGGAATTGATAAACGCTGAAGGCATCTAAGCGTGAAACAAACCCTGAGATTAGATATCCCATCCGCAAGGAGTAAGACCCCTTGAAGACTACAAGGTTGATAGGTCGGAGATGTAAGCGCAGTAATGCGTTAAGTTGACCGATACTAATAGGTCGAGGACTTGACCTTAAGAAAATGATTCTAATAATGTGAGTATCTTGATTGTTTGCTGTTCAATTTTGAGGGTGCATGATTGTATCCTGAATTGGTGTCTATGACGCGGAGGTTCACCCGTTCCCATCCCGAACACGGTAGTTAAGCTTCGCGGTGCCGACAATACTTGGCGGGTGACTGCCTGGGAACATAGGTCGATGCCAATACTTAAATAGACGGATAAAATCCGTCTATTTTTTTGTGCTTTTTTATACTTTATCTGTAAACAATAGACTTGAATTATTGACTGTTTATTTATTTAAGTTTAATATAAACCATATAAATATTAGGAGATAATTTTAAATAATATGAAAAACATATTATTATTATTTTTTGACCAAATGAGATTTGACGCTATACACAATAGCTGTCTCCAGACTCCGCATATAAACGAACTAATAAAAGATGGAGTTTTTTTTAAACGAGCATATACACCGTCTCCTGTCTGCGTTCCTGCGAGAGTTTCGATGAATTATGGTATATATCCGAATACATCTGGATGCTATGATAATAGCAACTGTGTTATTGAAGGACATAAAAATATTTTTGAGGTTTTATCGGAAAATGGATATCATACTGAGGGTATCGGTAAAATGCATTTTTCTTCCGATAAGTATGCTCTTCATGGTTTTACAAACCGGCAAACTCAAGAAGAGATATTTTCTCCTGGCGATAATGATGATTACCGCAGGTATCTTGATGAAAACGGATATGATTATGTTTTCGATGCACATGGGCAGAGAAGTGAGATGTACTACATCCCTCAAATATCTCAGCTTCCAGCTAAACATCATCCGACGCAATGGGTTGGTGACAGATCAGTAGAGTTTATAGATAAATATAGCTCTGATAAGCCATTTTTGCTAATGTCTTCATTCATTCATCCTCATCCTCCTTTTTCACCACCAACACCTTGGAATAAACTCTATAGAATGGGTGATATGCCTGCGCCTTTTGTCCCGGATGGCTACCTCCAGCTTCTTACATATTATAATAAAAAACAAAATCGCTATAAATGTATTGACGATGGAGTTAATAATTATACTGTACTGACCCTGAAGGCATACTATTATGCTTGCATATCATTTATTGATTATCAGATCAGACGTATTATAGAAACACTTAAAAATAGAGGGCTCTACGATAGCACACTTATTATATTCGCTTCTGACCACGGCGAATTGTTAGGGGATTATAATTCATACGGAAAAAGAACAATGCTTGACTCTGCGTGTAAAATACCATT contains these protein-coding regions:
- a CDS encoding sulfatase-like hydrolase/transferase; amino-acid sequence: MKNILLLFFDQMRFDAIHNSCLQTPHINELIKDGVFFKRAYTPSPVCVPARVSMNYGIYPNTSGCYDNSNCVIEGHKNIFEVLSENGYHTEGIGKMHFSSDKYALHGFTNRQTQEEIFSPGDNDDYRRYLDENGYDYVFDAHGQRSEMYYIPQISQLPAKHHPTQWVGDRSVEFIDKYSSDKPFLLMSSFIHPHPPFSPPTPWNKLYRMGDMPAPFVPDGYLQLLTYYNKKQNRYKCIDDGVNNYTVLTLKAYYYACISFIDYQIRRIIETLKNRGLYDSTLIIFASDHGELLGDYNSYGKRTMLDSACKIPLFLKAPNLMAGKVCDSPASLIDIMPTILTYAGVEYADLALQGEDLISVANGASKRACVFSQLGSNENGLYMIATKDEKYIRSEPDAMDYYFYGTRQEERNQFDELRDKAEKLKNSLLAQYLKKERFLNNEPRKISDDKRTGHIFQDHIGLREREKIIPNGYRVDLR